In one window of uncultured Acetobacteroides sp. DNA:
- a CDS encoding lamin tail domain-containing protein — protein sequence MGCRFLLLALLGCIPFSSFSQFNDDFSKNSLEGWIQSPSNRWSTTLDNINLVLHHSYDNSSSGRDYITSKVTVSSYENGKLTWRFRVKHGYSPSASNGWAFILASDADAAQLNASSPSRALVVGVNLSGSDDLLKIWEQTTSSAGSKSVKLIAVTTLNWETSIGASMYGYVEVVRNANGEWNVGYSKVSFEDITRLAAFTYTSTIPIGNLGVVYWYTTTADQKLWVDDVSLSYTGTNVVDKKPDFSNDTTSVISGVAVETLEATVKNALPESGVAIASFSLSDSSGDKLLTTVKSFDLAITSSKVDATKVIAGATLRVGDERKSCRIAQLAKDFLRIEVFDGALKVNEGCSADVSLGLYFKPEEFTDLGSLSFTLKGVFADSAGSIFSTFRPIHVNTLKFLVHADTLIFSKVPSAVKPNTLFDVTVKACDSFGNTDADYEGSCHLLIKGASIAPQNQKFSSGIAKFAGVRLSKSGEYSVDASSGDLKVTRKLIVADDDSYLKVSSAAIPAVAATSTSSFIDVLKFWVVDTGFSDTLCTRIAQLTLQAADSLGNLLSTRRVDSVKIFLNERLINFSGMSFTGGKVVLKFTDPLLVIPNRSQGEVTVKIRLSKQQQMIPFTLSVPTDGIAVSTGSSLISKTCSYPIRSSVIRYNVAAERILVAPHLILTTLDSPINLKCQISNREGGFVTSFAGKVSTEQVGFPKVQPILNHGAISIGPLRANRIGESSIRVVVNDSISHKALFCVVRQVDTLVSPSAIAAKMEGWQRQTLGGYIHSGGEGQSLLCYAIPPTVGARNTQWHLRFKLDNANFSSENYMRIVLLSDKMPHKDSSYNAVVLSYKKSGSKTLFHLENIVNGRVISRSDPLFTDRIDGKEAEAYLLKDADGRWSGDFYTNGYSCCHFENISMPFASVAGYSGVEYHCSSSNVGKMLVEAFDLVGSEQHLKILEGYYSSKGNAELTVNLPLSAGEGVKVTATDLQGSTSPVSNISAEGCKLHFRLGDAAAISSYKVKVICSVNGQAESDSANIHIRSGLELGDVTISEIMSDPSPSVGLPEVEYLELYNRVADTLRIDGWTIRVNGKTWRCNHAKINPCGYLAISSTSGAAALGAYCNAASVTYFDGLPNEKADIAIINSRGKVIATSSYSGDYLTKEGIQGGVSLEKIDVASMAECRENWVASKDTRGGTPGAANSVSGEIADTAPPEVEKVTIEGVNVVSLTFNEPVVVGEHFAIQLGDRYEKATFRHSPEAPRTIVITLLNDLEPNVCQLLMLSDVVDYSGNTFASEIQVALCQPPVKGDLIINEVLFNPEGECSDYVELVNASSNPIDLGEVVLCRRNAAGKLEEVKRIAEASYILPSQGYVLLCSTPEIVALKYPRSNPKCFKKLLSMPSYPNEGGVVVVADTALSVIDEFAYSEKMHFKMLPTFDGVSLERISLSEPKWQSASKESGYGTPGVENSQLLTFRNTEHILNLSSTVISPDGDGVNDYLAASYLLASAGTVADVDIFTGEGVPVKKLCRNELLGTSGTIVWDGIADSGVRASRGIYIMVTKLVYADGRCSEARQVFSVAYR from the coding sequence ATGGGATGTCGCTTTTTGCTGCTTGCATTACTGGGGTGTATTCCTTTCTCTTCTTTTAGCCAGTTTAATGATGATTTTTCGAAGAATTCTCTCGAAGGCTGGATTCAAAGCCCATCGAATAGGTGGAGTACGACTTTGGATAATATTAACCTTGTTCTCCATCATAGTTACGATAATTCTTCCTCTGGGCGTGACTATATTACGTCGAAGGTTACAGTTTCCTCCTATGAGAATGGCAAACTTACTTGGCGATTTCGGGTCAAGCATGGCTATTCGCCTTCTGCAAGTAACGGTTGGGCGTTTATATTGGCGTCAGATGCAGATGCTGCGCAGCTAAACGCATCTTCTCCTAGTCGAGCACTGGTTGTTGGTGTGAACCTTTCGGGTTCTGATGATTTGCTAAAGATTTGGGAGCAAACAACCTCTTCGGCAGGGAGTAAATCTGTTAAATTAATTGCAGTTACTACTCTAAACTGGGAAACCAGCATTGGAGCATCAATGTATGGTTACGTTGAGGTGGTTCGTAATGCTAATGGCGAGTGGAATGTTGGCTATTCAAAGGTGTCGTTTGAAGATATCACACGGCTAGCAGCATTCACTTATACTTCCACAATTCCTATTGGAAATCTTGGTGTTGTTTATTGGTATACCACTACTGCCGATCAAAAACTGTGGGTTGACGATGTGTCTCTTTCGTATACTGGGACGAATGTTGTCGATAAGAAGCCTGATTTTTCCAACGATACAACGTCTGTAATATCTGGCGTTGCAGTGGAAACTCTTGAGGCAACAGTTAAGAACGCACTCCCCGAAAGTGGAGTTGCCATTGCTTCCTTTAGTCTTAGTGATAGTAGCGGCGATAAGTTGCTTACTACCGTTAAATCTTTTGACCTTGCAATTACCTCCTCGAAGGTAGATGCTACGAAGGTAATTGCTGGTGCTACTTTACGGGTTGGTGATGAACGTAAGAGCTGCCGTATAGCCCAGTTGGCAAAAGATTTCTTACGAATCGAGGTCTTTGATGGTGCTCTTAAGGTTAACGAAGGCTGTAGCGCAGATGTTTCTCTTGGTCTGTACTTCAAACCTGAGGAGTTTACTGATTTAGGGAGCCTTTCCTTTACACTTAAAGGAGTATTTGCCGACAGCGCAGGTTCTATCTTCTCTACATTTAGACCAATTCATGTAAATACACTTAAGTTTCTTGTGCATGCTGATACGCTTATCTTCTCGAAAGTTCCATCGGCAGTTAAGCCCAACACCCTTTTTGATGTTACTGTAAAAGCGTGCGATAGTTTTGGTAATACTGATGCCGATTACGAGGGAAGCTGCCATCTACTTATTAAAGGAGCAAGCATTGCTCCGCAGAACCAGAAGTTTTCTTCTGGAATCGCCAAGTTTGCAGGAGTAAGGCTCTCAAAAAGTGGGGAATATTCGGTTGATGCATCTTCCGGTGATTTGAAGGTAACGAGAAAGCTTATTGTTGCTGATGACGATTCGTATTTAAAGGTGTCTTCTGCGGCGATTCCTGCTGTTGCTGCTACTTCTACATCCAGTTTCATCGATGTTCTAAAATTTTGGGTGGTGGATACAGGCTTTAGCGATACGCTTTGTACCCGTATTGCGCAGCTTACGCTACAAGCGGCAGATTCTCTCGGAAACCTTCTTTCAACACGGAGGGTAGATAGCGTGAAGATTTTTCTAAATGAAAGGCTGATTAACTTCTCTGGTATGTCTTTTACAGGAGGAAAGGTCGTTCTAAAGTTTACAGATCCGTTGTTGGTTATTCCCAACCGATCGCAGGGCGAGGTTACGGTAAAGATTAGGCTCTCGAAGCAACAGCAGATGATACCTTTCACTCTTTCGGTGCCTACCGACGGGATTGCTGTTAGCACAGGCTCTTCTCTTATTTCGAAAACTTGCAGCTACCCCATTCGCTCGTCGGTTATTCGCTACAATGTAGCTGCCGAGCGAATCCTAGTTGCTCCGCATCTTATTTTAACTACGTTGGATTCGCCAATCAACCTAAAGTGCCAGATATCCAATCGTGAGGGTGGCTTTGTTACTTCTTTTGCTGGGAAGGTGTCAACAGAACAGGTGGGCTTCCCAAAAGTGCAGCCAATCTTAAATCATGGTGCAATCAGTATTGGACCATTAAGGGCTAACAGAATTGGAGAATCTAGTATTCGAGTTGTGGTGAATGATTCTATTTCGCATAAAGCCCTGTTCTGCGTGGTTCGGCAGGTTGATACGCTGGTATCTCCTAGTGCAATTGCTGCAAAAATGGAGGGCTGGCAGCGGCAGACATTGGGTGGATACATACATTCGGGTGGCGAAGGTCAATCGCTGCTCTGCTACGCCATTCCGCCTACAGTAGGAGCGCGAAACACCCAATGGCATCTTCGCTTTAAGCTCGATAATGCGAATTTCTCCTCCGAAAACTACATGCGAATAGTTCTTCTTTCTGATAAAATGCCCCATAAGGATTCATCCTATAATGCAGTTGTTCTATCATATAAGAAAAGTGGAAGCAAGACTCTTTTTCATCTCGAAAACATTGTAAATGGACGAGTAATCAGCCGTTCCGACCCACTTTTTACCGATCGAATTGATGGAAAGGAGGCGGAAGCATACCTTCTTAAGGATGCTGATGGGCGTTGGAGTGGTGATTTCTATACGAATGGCTATTCATGTTGCCATTTTGAAAATATTTCAATGCCATTTGCTTCTGTTGCAGGATATAGCGGTGTTGAATACCATTGCTCTTCCTCGAATGTGGGGAAGATGCTGGTAGAAGCTTTTGATCTGGTAGGGTCGGAGCAGCATTTAAAAATTCTAGAAGGCTACTACTCCTCTAAGGGAAATGCCGAGTTGACGGTAAATCTGCCATTATCGGCTGGAGAGGGAGTGAAAGTGACTGCAACAGACTTGCAAGGTAGTACATCGCCAGTCTCCAATATTTCAGCAGAGGGCTGCAAACTGCATTTTCGTTTAGGCGATGCTGCTGCAATATCATCCTACAAGGTAAAGGTAATCTGTAGCGTAAATGGGCAAGCAGAATCAGATTCCGCTAACATTCATATCCGATCGGGATTAGAGTTGGGCGATGTTACCATTTCGGAGATCATGTCCGATCCTTCTCCTTCTGTAGGATTGCCCGAAGTGGAATACCTTGAGCTGTACAATCGCGTTGCCGATACGCTGCGTATCGATGGTTGGACGATTCGGGTTAATGGTAAAACGTGGCGATGCAACCATGCAAAGATAAATCCCTGCGGGTATCTTGCTATTTCTTCTACAAGTGGGGCTGCTGCTCTTGGCGCTTACTGCAATGCTGCCAGCGTCACCTATTTTGATGGACTGCCCAACGAAAAGGCTGATATTGCCATCATCAATTCACGGGGGAAGGTTATTGCTACATCAAGTTATAGCGGCGATTATCTTACAAAGGAAGGAATTCAAGGAGGTGTATCCCTCGAAAAGATTGATGTTGCCAGTATGGCAGAATGCCGAGAGAATTGGGTAGCCTCAAAGGATACACGGGGAGGTACTCCTGGCGCCGCAAATTCGGTCTCTGGAGAAATTGCAGATACGGCACCTCCTGAAGTAGAGAAGGTAACCATCGAAGGGGTAAATGTCGTGAGCCTTACCTTTAATGAGCCTGTTGTAGTAGGCGAACATTTCGCCATTCAGCTAGGAGATCGGTACGAAAAGGCTACATTCAGGCATAGTCCAGAGGCACCTCGGACGATTGTGATTACCCTGTTGAACGATTTGGAGCCGAATGTTTGTCAATTGCTTATGCTATCCGATGTTGTAGACTATTCGGGCAACACTTTTGCCTCGGAGATTCAGGTGGCGCTATGTCAGCCTCCCGTTAAGGGCGATCTAATCATTAACGAGGTGCTCTTTAATCCCGAAGGAGAATGCTCCGATTACGTTGAACTAGTAAATGCTTCTTCTAACCCTATCGATCTAGGCGAAGTCGTTCTTTGCCGAAGGAATGCAGCAGGAAAACTGGAGGAGGTTAAGCGGATTGCCGAGGCTTCGTACATTCTTCCATCGCAAGGATATGTGCTGCTTTGCTCCACTCCCGAAATTGTTGCGTTAAAGTATCCGCGAAGTAATCCAAAGTGCTTTAAAAAGCTTCTATCCATGCCGTCCTATCCTAATGAAGGGGGAGTGGTGGTGGTTGCCGATACGGCGTTAAGCGTTATCGACGAATTTGCCTACTCCGAAAAGATGCATTTTAAAATGCTTCCCACATTCGATGGCGTAAGCCTCGAGCGGATCAGCCTTTCGGAGCCGAAGTGGCAGTCGGCATCAAAGGAGTCGGGCTACGGAACACCTGGCGTTGAGAACTCGCAGCTGCTAACGTTCAGAAATACCGAGCATATTTTAAATCTGTCGTCAACAGTAATATCTCCCGATGGCGATGGAGTGAATGACTACCTCGCCGCATCGTATCTCCTGGCATCTGCCGGAACTGTGGCGGATGTCGATATCTTTACAGGCGAAGGCGTGCCGGTAAAGAAGCTCTGCCGCAACGAGCTGCTCGGAACTTCCGGGACAATCGTATGGGATGGCATCGCCGATAGCGGTGTTCGAGCATCGCGGGGAATCTATATTATGGTTACGAAGCTGGTTTATGCCGATGGACGCTGCAGCGAGGCACGGCAAGTTTTCTCGGTGGCCTATCGTTAG
- a CDS encoding YihY/virulence factor BrkB family protein: MKITWAKQKNRRKLGERIKAANQFLFSDIWKISLAQHPKQKGNRWIQSLRIAMLAVRGFKEDNVAIRASALSFFTTIAIVPIFAMFFGVAKGFNLDKNLDAFLRSKFEGQQEVLTWIISFSNSLLEKTMGGLLAGIGFVVLLWSVLRVFANIELSFNAIWHLEKGRNLTRKFSDYFSLILVVPILLIASSSANVFLATTLHSIAKQYQLFGYVAPLFLFLLKLVPYLLVGILFTIIYVVMPNTKVNFKAALIAGIIAGSAFELVQWGYIHFQVGMSRNNAIYGSFAALPLFMVWQQTSWIIVLVGAEISFAIQNAHLYEYEYEIENVSNNDRRTLSVLLMSKIVRQHINGATPYTCEELSEELQMPVRMVRLLLGNLVKGNLLVETYTDDPKSRGYVPAVSDDSITICRIYDILDHLGVDDVIQPSVEAYARICSITDEMDQKIINSDLNVRVMDLS; the protein is encoded by the coding sequence ATGAAGATCACGTGGGCTAAACAAAAGAATAGGCGAAAACTCGGTGAACGCATTAAGGCCGCCAACCAATTCTTATTCTCGGATATTTGGAAGATATCGCTTGCCCAGCATCCTAAGCAAAAAGGTAATCGGTGGATACAATCTCTTCGGATTGCCATGCTCGCCGTCAGAGGATTTAAGGAGGATAACGTGGCGATACGGGCTTCTGCGCTTTCCTTCTTCACCACCATTGCCATTGTGCCCATCTTTGCAATGTTCTTTGGTGTTGCCAAGGGGTTTAACCTCGACAAAAATCTGGATGCCTTCCTAAGAAGCAAGTTTGAGGGGCAGCAGGAGGTGCTAACCTGGATTATAAGCTTCTCCAACTCTCTTCTTGAGAAAACAATGGGGGGGCTTTTGGCGGGAATCGGATTTGTCGTTCTGCTTTGGTCGGTACTAAGGGTGTTCGCCAATATAGAGCTTTCGTTTAATGCCATTTGGCATCTCGAAAAGGGGCGAAACCTTACCCGTAAGTTCAGCGACTACTTTTCGCTGATCCTTGTCGTGCCTATCCTGCTTATTGCATCGAGTAGCGCCAACGTCTTTTTGGCAACAACCCTGCATAGCATTGCCAAGCAGTACCAGCTTTTTGGATATGTTGCCCCCCTTTTCCTGTTTCTGCTAAAGCTGGTTCCGTATCTTTTAGTTGGCATCCTGTTCACCATTATTTATGTGGTGATGCCCAACACCAAGGTCAACTTTAAGGCAGCTTTGATAGCGGGGATAATTGCCGGATCGGCGTTTGAACTGGTTCAGTGGGGGTATATCCACTTCCAGGTGGGGATGTCGCGCAACAACGCCATCTACGGCAGCTTTGCCGCGCTTCCGCTGTTCATGGTTTGGCAGCAAACCAGCTGGATTATTGTGCTGGTGGGGGCCGAAATCTCGTTTGCCATACAAAACGCGCATCTCTACGAGTACGAGTACGAAATTGAGAATGTGAGCAACAACGATCGTAGAACGCTCTCGGTGCTGCTGATGTCGAAGATCGTAAGGCAGCACATCAACGGGGCAACACCTTACACCTGCGAGGAGCTTTCGGAGGAGCTGCAGATGCCGGTTCGAATGGTAAGGCTGCTGCTAGGCAACCTGGTTAAGGGGAACCTGTTGGTTGAGACGTATACCGATGATCCTAAGAGTAGGGGGTATGTTCCCGCCGTTTCGGACGATTCGATTACCATTTGTAGGATCTACGACATCCTCGATCACCTCGGGGTCGACGATGTTATCCAGCCCTCGGTTGAGGCGTATGCCCGAATCTGCTCCATTACCGATGAGATGGATCAAAAGATCATCAATAGCGATTTAAATGTTCGGGTGATGGATCTGAGCTAG
- a CDS encoding metallophosphoesterase, protein MKASAFLIFFSIVLTIYFLVNFYIYRHGLMALPKGTQLRTSFVWIFWALAICFPLGRIVERYWTSPVTDAVVWVGSFWLAAMLYLFLIVLLVDIARLSNVAYPWMAKAFGDNLPSVRLWTLGGAAALVFLIIVIGHINAVWTRVSHYNISIAKEGGPRKQLRIVAASDIHMGTIIAQRRVGKLVRLINEQKPDIVLFAGDIVDEDLGPVIRRNLGRKLEQLAAKDGVYAITGNHEYIGGAEAAVMYLKNHGITVLRDSVALIDGSFYIAGRDDRESARTTGHKRKEVAELLDKVDTSKPIILLDHQPFELGKAAAANVDIQLSGHTHHGQLWPFNYLTKAIFEVSSGYLKKGNTSIIVSNGYGSWGPPVRIGNRPEIIVIDVTFTGAKR, encoded by the coding sequence ATGAAAGCATCGGCATTCCTCATCTTCTTCTCCATTGTACTTACCATCTACTTTTTGGTAAACTTCTACATCTACAGGCATGGGCTGATGGCGCTCCCTAAAGGCACGCAGCTACGCACCTCCTTTGTTTGGATCTTCTGGGCGCTGGCTATCTGCTTCCCGCTAGGCCGAATCGTCGAGCGCTACTGGACATCGCCCGTTACGGATGCCGTCGTTTGGGTTGGCTCGTTTTGGCTGGCGGCCATGCTCTACCTCTTTCTGATTGTCCTACTAGTAGATATTGCCCGCCTATCCAACGTCGCCTACCCGTGGATGGCGAAAGCCTTTGGCGACAACCTCCCCTCCGTTCGCCTATGGACTTTGGGCGGAGCTGCAGCACTTGTTTTTCTTATCATCGTTATTGGGCATATCAATGCCGTATGGACCAGGGTGAGCCACTACAACATCAGCATCGCAAAAGAGGGAGGCCCCCGCAAGCAGCTACGGATTGTTGCCGCCTCCGACATCCACATGGGCACCATTATCGCCCAGCGGAGGGTGGGCAAGCTGGTTAGGCTCATTAACGAGCAGAAGCCCGACATCGTTCTATTTGCCGGCGATATTGTCGACGAGGATTTGGGTCCGGTGATCCGCCGCAACCTCGGACGAAAGCTGGAGCAGCTCGCTGCGAAGGATGGGGTTTACGCCATAACCGGCAACCACGAGTACATTGGCGGAGCCGAAGCCGCCGTGATGTACCTAAAGAACCACGGGATAACGGTGCTCCGCGACTCCGTTGCCCTTATCGACGGCTCGTTCTACATCGCGGGTCGCGACGACAGGGAAAGCGCCCGAACAACAGGACACAAGCGCAAGGAGGTTGCCGAACTGCTCGACAAGGTGGATACCTCGAAGCCCATCATCCTGCTCGACCACCAACCCTTCGAGCTAGGCAAGGCTGCGGCGGCAAATGTAGACATCCAGCTCTCGGGGCACACCCACCACGGGCAGCTGTGGCCCTTCAACTACCTCACCAAAGCCATATTCGAAGTAAGCAGCGGCTACCTGAAGAAGGGGAACACCAGCATCATCGTATCCAACGGCTACGGCTCGTGGGGGCCGCCCGTAAGAATCGGCAACCGACCAGAGATCATCGTCATCGACGTCACCTTTACGGGTGCCAAGCGCTAG
- a CDS encoding purine-nucleoside phosphorylase: MLEKIQATAEFIKQRIQNEPEVGIILGTGLGGLATKIEVEKELEYTEIPNFPISTVEGHSGKLIFGKLGGKNVVAMKGRFHFYEGYNMNQVTFPVRVMKLLGIRTLFVSNASGGMNPEFEIGELMIINDHINLLPNPLIGSNINELGPRFPDMSKPYDYELMDKADAIAKELGIRVMRGCYVGTTGPTFETPKEYQYFRIIGGDAVGMSTVPEVIVARHMDIPVFAMSIITDLGVPGKIVEVSHEEVQEVGKKAEAKMTQIMTKLLERI; the protein is encoded by the coding sequence ATGTTAGAGAAAATTCAAGCTACGGCAGAATTCATAAAACAACGAATTCAAAATGAGCCAGAGGTAGGTATCATCTTAGGTACTGGATTAGGTGGATTAGCAACCAAAATTGAAGTAGAGAAAGAACTCGAATACACCGAAATACCCAACTTCCCAATATCAACCGTGGAAGGACACTCTGGGAAGCTAATATTTGGCAAGCTTGGCGGCAAAAATGTAGTGGCAATGAAGGGTCGTTTCCACTTCTACGAGGGATATAACATGAACCAGGTAACCTTCCCAGTTCGCGTTATGAAGCTTCTTGGCATCAGAACCCTTTTTGTTTCGAACGCCAGCGGTGGAATGAATCCCGAATTCGAGATCGGTGAGTTGATGATTATCAACGACCACATCAACCTGCTCCCTAACCCACTTATTGGATCAAACATTAACGAGCTAGGACCTCGTTTCCCCGACATGAGCAAGCCCTACGACTACGAGCTGATGGACAAGGCTGATGCTATTGCAAAGGAGCTAGGCATTAGGGTTATGCGTGGGTGCTACGTGGGAACAACCGGACCAACCTTTGAAACTCCTAAGGAATACCAGTACTTCCGCATCATCGGAGGCGATGCCGTAGGCATGTCGACCGTTCCAGAAGTTATCGTAGCCCGCCATATGGACATTCCCGTGTTTGCGATGTCCATCATTACCGACTTAGGCGTACCCGGCAAGATTGTAGAGGTATCGCACGAGGAGGTTCAGGAAGTTGGCAAAAAAGCTGAGGCAAAGATGACCCAGATTATGACCAAGCTACTAGAGCGGATTTAA
- the lpxK gene encoding tetraacyldisaccharide 4'-kinase, with translation MERDKGLGKVLLSPLAGLFYLVVKGRHILYNTKILKSHAPSTPTICVGNLTVGGTGKTPHIELLIELLSKDYKLAVLSRGYKRKHKGSCEVLSTDNSSKVGDEPLQIKQKFPSIPVFVNANRVEGVSQITEAYPDVDIILLDDAFQHRKISAGLNIILIDFNRPAWEDTMLPIGNLRDSYDQIHRANVVIITKCPPTLSPMDKRILTKKLQLYPYQTLLFSHIDYDLPKPLFAAAAPYKTSENTIVIAGIAAPKPFVNHVESAGTTVQPLIFPDHHNFTPKDINLIVSTFKKYDQQANLITTEKDAKRLLDLDLPEEVKNYLYFVPIKAKLSDSTDNVLLNKIVRYVRENSSYGRIHKTTNSK, from the coding sequence GTGGAAAGAGATAAAGGCTTAGGAAAGGTACTTCTATCACCGCTTGCAGGGTTGTTCTATTTAGTAGTTAAAGGACGCCACATCCTTTACAACACTAAGATTCTAAAAAGTCACGCACCTTCGACACCTACCATCTGCGTAGGAAACCTTACCGTCGGAGGAACAGGAAAGACTCCACATATTGAGCTGCTCATCGAACTTCTTTCCAAAGATTATAAGCTTGCCGTTCTTTCACGTGGCTACAAGCGGAAGCATAAGGGAAGCTGCGAGGTACTCTCGACAGATAACTCATCAAAAGTAGGCGACGAGCCGCTTCAGATCAAGCAAAAATTCCCATCCATCCCCGTATTCGTAAATGCCAATCGCGTTGAAGGTGTTTCCCAAATCACCGAAGCATACCCCGATGTTGACATCATCCTACTCGACGATGCCTTTCAGCATAGAAAAATATCAGCAGGGCTAAACATCATCCTCATCGACTTCAACCGACCCGCTTGGGAGGACACCATGCTGCCCATCGGGAATCTACGCGACTCCTACGACCAAATTCACAGAGCAAACGTGGTCATCATCACCAAATGTCCGCCAACTCTGTCGCCGATGGACAAGCGAATTCTGACGAAGAAGCTGCAGCTTTACCCTTACCAGACGCTCCTCTTCTCGCATATTGACTACGACCTACCCAAACCGCTATTCGCAGCTGCGGCGCCCTACAAAACGAGCGAAAACACCATCGTAATTGCAGGAATTGCGGCCCCAAAACCCTTTGTAAACCATGTGGAATCGGCGGGCACAACCGTACAACCGCTAATATTCCCCGACCACCACAACTTCACCCCGAAAGACATCAACCTTATTGTAAGTACATTCAAAAAGTACGATCAGCAGGCAAACCTGATAACCACCGAAAAGGATGCCAAGCGCCTTCTGGATCTAGACCTGCCCGAAGAAGTCAAAAATTATTTGTATTTTGTGCCGATTAAAGCAAAATTGTCGGATAGTACCGATAATGTTTTACTCAACAAAATAGTAAGGTATGTTAGAGAAAATTCAAGCTACGGCAGAATTCATAAAACAACGAATTCAAAATGA
- the sppA gene encoding signal peptide peptidase SppA, with product MKEFFRAFLGSCLGVLISLGLLILIGLGIISAIMSSAEEEVKISPKTILKLELDRPIVERSSKNPFENLDIKRLRSNKSIGLNTIVNNLKKAKNDENIVGVYMDLSTINAGGFATVQEIRNAILDFKKSGKFVVAYSDTYTQIAYYLASAADKVYLNPEGNLEMLGLKAQVMFYKGALEKLGINAQIIRHGKFKSAVEPFMLDKMSPANREQFDVLLNSIWGSITSEIGKSRNISTEELNSIANNMSVSDGESAVKAKLVDGLLYKDELIKKLSTFAKLEKGKEPEAISITKYDQVAAKDEKFSHEKISVIYANGEVVMGSDSQNLSEKEISNAIRAARKDENTKAIVLRVNSPGGSALASDIIWREMDLARKVKPVVVSMGDYAASGGYYITAPANVIYAQPTTLTGSIGVFGVLFDVQKGLKDKLGISVDVAKTNEHADLGTPFRSLSSNENQVIQMEIERVYKTFTGHVSAGRRLPASYVDSIGQGRVWSGLMAQKLKLVDKIGGLTDAIAEAAKLARVKEYRVVELPEQKDAFSEILEDFTGESISTYFAKGQLGDAFESYNEIRSFVKNQGVQTRMPFWIQMK from the coding sequence ATGAAAGAATTCTTTAGAGCCTTTTTAGGCTCCTGCTTAGGAGTTTTAATCTCTCTCGGATTACTGATCCTTATAGGGTTAGGTATCATAAGTGCAATTATGTCAAGTGCCGAAGAGGAGGTAAAAATATCCCCCAAGACCATACTGAAGCTGGAACTGGATCGTCCGATCGTTGAAAGGTCATCCAAAAATCCATTCGAGAACCTCGACATAAAAAGACTAAGAAGCAACAAGTCTATTGGGCTGAACACAATAGTCAACAACCTCAAGAAAGCCAAAAACGACGAAAACATAGTCGGTGTTTACATGGATTTATCCACCATAAACGCTGGAGGATTTGCAACTGTTCAGGAGATCCGCAATGCAATCCTCGACTTTAAAAAGTCGGGAAAGTTTGTAGTTGCCTACAGCGACACCTACACCCAGATTGCTTACTATCTAGCATCTGCGGCTGACAAAGTTTACCTTAACCCAGAGGGCAACCTCGAAATGCTTGGACTAAAGGCTCAGGTGATGTTTTATAAAGGTGCACTGGAAAAGTTGGGCATCAACGCTCAAATCATCCGCCACGGCAAGTTTAAGAGCGCTGTTGAACCCTTTATGCTCGACAAGATGAGTCCTGCCAACCGCGAGCAATTCGATGTGCTGCTCAACTCGATATGGGGAAGCATTACCTCAGAAATTGGCAAAAGCCGCAACATCTCAACTGAGGAACTTAACAGCATTGCCAACAACATGTCAGTATCCGATGGAGAATCTGCCGTAAAAGCAAAGCTTGTTGATGGGCTTCTTTACAAAGATGAGCTTATCAAGAAGCTCTCCACCTTTGCGAAGCTAGAAAAAGGCAAAGAACCGGAAGCCATTAGCATTACCAAGTACGATCAGGTGGCAGCGAAAGATGAAAAATTCTCCCACGAAAAAATATCCGTCATCTATGCAAATGGCGAAGTGGTGATGGGATCTGATTCACAAAACCTATCGGAAAAAGAAATCAGCAACGCGATTAGAGCAGCACGCAAAGATGAGAACACCAAAGCTATCGTGCTTCGCGTAAACTCACCTGGAGGTAGCGCGCTTGCATCCGATATTATTTGGAGGGAGATGGATCTTGCCCGCAAAGTAAAACCTGTTGTGGTATCGATGGGAGATTATGCAGCATCGGGCGGATACTACATTACAGCGCCTGCCAACGTTATCTATGCGCAACCAACAACGCTTACCGGATCAATTGGCGTATTCGGCGTTCTCTTTGACGTACAGAAAGGGCTTAAGGATAAGCTAGGCATATCGGTTGATGTTGCAAAAACCAATGAACATGCCGATCTAGGCACTCCATTCCGCTCGCTATCATCCAATGAGAATCAGGTTATCCAGATGGAAATCGAGCGTGTCTACAAAACCTTCACCGGTCACGTATCTGCCGGACGTAGGTTACCCGCATCCTACGTCGACAGCATTGGACAAGGCCGAGTTTGGAGTGGGTTAATGGCTCAAAAGCTGAAGCTTGTTGATAAGATTGGTGGGCTTACCGATGCTATTGCGGAGGCTGCCAAACTCGCCAGAGTAAAAGAATACCGAGTTGTGGAACTTCCCGAACAGAAAGATGCATTTTCGGAAATACTTGAGGATTTCACAGGCGAATCGATCAGCACCTACTTTGCAAAGGGGCAACTTGGCGACGCATTTGAGAGCTACAACGAAATCCGCAGCTTTGTAAAGAACCAGGGTGTACAGACTCGCATGCCTTTCTGGATACAAATGAAGTAA